GTTTTCGTTATCAGTTTTTTCTCGATTATACATTTGATAattctttgtttttcttctctgtgtttttttttcatgttagtCTATTTACAAGTCTAAAGTTAGTGTTACATCAAATGTAATCCACAATCGTaactatataatttttctttttttttaaattttgtatattttccttaaaatataTGTACGTTAATATTGGACTCAATGTTATATATTTTGatatctcgtttttttttattgtaaggTACTTTATGTTGTAATGTAAATTTTCCGTTGTTAATATAATTAAGGCgatatatttacttttttttctttcttgttaAACATAAGGAAATGTgcattaattaaatgataataattatgataaaattttaaacttatttttctaataactAAATGTCACTCATTGtccttttttgttgatttttttttgccttagtGCAAactaaactaatttttgacCAGGTAAACATTTGCTTCGTCGTCCCTTTTTCTTAGTATAATACTAACAATATGATAATTAATAGGAAAAAGTACATTTAACGAACCCTACGAATGATAGTTACAAGCTAATTTCCGCGAAACAAGAAacaaaatgaactaaaatatatgtttaaaataaacaaactttgTGAATATTTCGACTACATCAACTATTTGTacaggaaaataaaaatatcacaaagttCCTAAAACTAATATCAGGAGAGTGATACAAAAAGgtccttttttctttttgaaaaagttttaagtaatttatttttgttgaattttgttaaaattaaaataaagcgaGGTGAGATAAGTAGGAAAATTGTCAGTTtagacaaaatataattttaaaaattgccaaaattgTCGCTAAAAGACCTTTTTGTATCGGAAAttgccattttttgtgtgtcttgaattaataaaaatacttaaaaaagcttttaaaagattaaaaataaatattaccaCCAATTCCCAGCATTCATTGCACAATATCAATCATTTGCAGTATTTACAAGCGTTTTTGCATATGACTTCgtattttctttaaagttaGATAAATAGAACGTACAAGTTCTAATAGGATTTAGAACTAAGCTAATAGTTAATTATATtagtaaaatgtaataaaatctttttatttaactgcATTCTCTCTTTGTGTAACAAAAAACGTTacgaaaaactattttttgtatgaaaacaaGCAAATATAAGTAACAATTTTACAgcttctttacaaaaaataacattattgacaataataatgataaatatgtACTttgtttatataaattatgtttttcaaaataaaaacgatCATGATTTttagatatatatttttttttgggtttaaaTAAGTTGCtttgatacaaaataatatcggtaaattttgcattttatttttttttctccgcaaaattaacttttttttattattaaatattacatttatgataattattaaTGTTTGTTGCACTTTTTTCGAAATGGTAACAAATTTCGCTTCGTTTCATATTTaaacataacaaaatattagaaaCGAGCTTGTGTGCAACTGTTcaacaaaaacaatatttatcgttgtttcgttattttttccaCGTATTTTGGTAAatcattaagtttttttcttttttttatactttgtaTAACAGCatgttaaaacttttataaaaataatgcgTACATCGAGTGTAAGCAATATATTATTGTGAATGCATTTTAtacatttcatttaatatttaatataataataagcaAATATCCttcataatatatatttttaaattgtatttcttaataatattattatttttttaaatatatatatttataataatttataaataaaaaggcacatattttttctttagtaatattatttacaaatatttgacttgTTTGTAAGTTGCCAATTTTCActcacattttattatatattttattttgtctgtCTTGTATTTCTCcgcatttaattttctttatgcaACATGTTATACATAggtatattattattgataaacataattttatacattttgttattattgttttatgtgttttttatgtttgtgaatttaaatacatttattattattaaattaattaaaaatatattttaataataatatttgttgtCTTTTAACTTTGCGATGTTATTGTTGGTGTTCTTTGCTCTAATTAGGCTTTTGGAggcttttccataaaattttggaattcgataatatttttttttttatttaaataataaattattatttttgaaacaatatcaaattattatcattgttaGTCactaaatgttttattataattattatttattaataatttacaataaGAAATGCAAAATGCGAGAGacgttttctaaaaataaaactttttatctaTATCTTTAAGAGACCTATAAcataatgttaataattatattgatattgttcttaaaattttaacattaatttttaaagtatatcATTTATAACACAGGAAAATTATATTGGATTGGAAATGGATTCaaccttataaattttttaaattttttttaacactaaaaatggaatgaaataaatatttttttttgttttacgtgTTCCAACTTACTCAAAAAGGATCCCATCACAATCAGAGAGCTGTGTTATTAACGTCGTCGTTGGTATCATTGTCTGGtgtattgttttattattctttttaagtACTGAACTTGAGAAtcatttttccgatttttgatttgcgtttaatttttggaaaaaatacgGAGTTGGAAgacataatatttaaaaaaaaaattatgagcagAAGCATcgacattatttttatgcattttctatcacttttttaaataattattaattttagttctaaattcactattttttttttgtaatttgtacagatttctaaatttaaatttgacacaTTTGAGCTactttgttgatgtttttttttatttggatgaTGATTTACTTTCGGTTTTGTTGCTCGACGAGCTTTTGCAGTCTCTTGAGTTGCATCATTAGACTGTTATTGCTGCCCTCGAGTTCATCACATCGCTTTTTGTAGTCGCTGTTTGCGTGTTCAAGGAGCTCAACTTTACGCTCAAGTTGATCCATGTATTCTTTCTTCTTTCGTCGACTCTCTTGTGCggagatctaaaaaattttttttattaaaaaacatttaaaaaaaaaaattaaaaaattaccttattCTTGATTTTCCTCCTGATTTTCTTGAGAGACTTTTCTTCGGCTTTCGTCAATGGTAGCCTCGTTGGGATCGGATATCCCTCCGCAAGTAACGTGCGCTTTTCTTCTTCCGTCAACATTAGTGTTCCCGTTGATCCTTTctgtaaatacaaaaaaaaattaatttagaattttttttatagaaatttcataaaaaaaaacttaccggtTGGGTACTAATTAACGGTGTGTGAATGGGCTGTCTCGAACTTGAGCCATTCGTATAACCGCGTGACGAGGAATTGTTCACGGATGTTCGTCGACTGCTCGTTGCTGGTGCCTGTGGTGACAATGGAGCGTGTTCGGGACTTTGGTTACCTTCGCTTTCATCACTTGGGACTGAGGATGGAGGTGTTGGCGGTAATCCAaagcctaaaaaaatatttttttgttaggaaatcatcaaaaaattcaagaaaaattcacaaacCTGCTCCATTTGACTCCATTTTCACCTTCGGTATGACCATTCTGTGCGAACCATTGCCCAACATGACATTCGAGTTCTTCAACAAGCTCTGCGATCCGTTTGACATTTGAACAGTTCCAttctaaaagcaaaaaaatattaatttttatattttttttatcatttcagaCACTTACCTTGTGATCATATACCAAATCTGTGTTATTATATGCCGCAATGTTCGCTAAATTAACTGACGACACCGTATATCCAGCACCGCATTGCGTCGGCGACGGAGGACAACTCGATCCCGGCGATAATGGCTCTTCTTTAATCGTCGCCTCGTCCGAATCCATCTCAAAATCCGAACCACTCGTTGTCGACGATGCATCACTGCCCTTCTTCGAATGGCTGTACTTGTTGTAGCTGTGTAACGACGACAAACCATTCGCATTCAACAAGTTGTTATTACtcaaattgttgttgttgttgtttagaCTCGGATTATTTTGCAGCGACTGAATCAGATTAATGtagttattgttgttgttgttgctgctgcaattgttgttgttagcaTTCGCATGGTTGACATGCTGATTACTGTGGTGTATGCTGTTCTTGTGAGCACTTTGCATGGGTATCGCGGGATAACATTCGTCCATGTCTGcaggaaaaataagaaaaaaaaatcattaattaaatatttcataacagaaaattttaattatttaatttagaaacatCTGTAACAACATCTCATCTTGAAAAACTGAcgacaaatatttacttttgatCGAGCGGAATGAGAAAAACATCGCTGCAATGACGTTATTTATCTTGAAAAGCAAACAACCtggaaatattttacttttgacgCAATCTCACGCCACTCAAATCATCAAAACTGGAACAAAACAAAGGAGACGCCTCGTAAAAGTCCCTTTCTTTCCCCGAAATCATCATTTCACGGATTTACTTTCACTcgaaaacacaatttttcgtaaaaattcgcaaaacaTTCACCGAACGACGCCAACTTTCGCAGACAGAGCATCGCCGTCACTTGTAATACACACGTCACCAAGTGATTTAATTGCCATTCGGAAATTATTAAGTAATAACGAAGAGATAAGAGGACACAGGATGCACCGCATTTCACTTATCAGCCTTGACCATGACATTTTAGAAAGTAAAAATGAGATCTCAGGTTATcatctctttaattttttacgatttttattttattttttgtcgtttttcatTAGTTAGAGGCTGATAAGCTGCGTCGCCGTTTAGAATTgcgaaattaattatcaattttgcaTGCAAAAGGCGATTACAGCCGGTGAAAAAAGGTTATCtctgtttttgtgtgtgcatgATGCGATGCAGGTGACGATGTTTGTTTAGCTAAAACGAGATTTCAAGGGCAGTCGGCTATCGTCGGACATTCAACTTTCATCGGCGGGGTCATTTTCGCGAGAATTGCGGGCACACGCGTGAAATTCTCgctattttaaattcatccaTCGATTGAACTACTCTATTACGTCTTCTGCGAACATCGCCTTttcttctgtattttttttttttgtatttaatgcATTCCGAAGTGGCAAACTATCAGTCGTGACTTGTGTGACAAATTAGCGTCAATTCCTTTTCAATTTGTATTcctttacaattattttgtattttgtgtaTGCTTAATTCACTCCAAATTGATCACTCAATCAAAATACCCATTAAACAGTTATGTGAGTTGGTGCTGttgcgaaattatttttttttttagtttacagaagaaaaaagaacGTTACACATAAATTCGCGGAATAAATGAGGCAGCGCATGAAAGAATGTTGACAGCCTCTCTTAAAATGTGTCTAAcaatagaataaatttaacaaaaaaacgcTGAAAAAGGGAGTGTGATTCGCATGAAAAAGTCTCATTATGGCGACAACGAGTAAAAATGCGTGCGAAATGACATCCAAGTCCCTTTTGGACACCAAAgacaagaaataaatttgaaaataattgacattgacatgaaaaataacGAGAACCGAGTATATGTATAACGCGGGAAAACAAAGACCATTTGAACAaacattgaaatatttttacggtTTTTTCTTTCGCGTCATTACGACATTATCAGTCGTCGACagattgttcaaatattttatatttaatactaatgatgaaaaaaaattagttttttgataaaaataaatatttgtcactAGATctgtttcataaaaatttttcaaaattcgctCCACTTACCGTCCATTTTGTTGTGCAGACTGTTGGGCGAGTCCGGCATCGAATCCCCATCGGAATTGAGACTGTACGAGTGCTCCGTCTTAATTGGTAATGGTCCAATGATGGCGTCTgtcattaatttatcattcaaTATGACTTGGGGAATTTTCGAATCACGATCCGAAAACCAATCAGGCATGTCTGGATCTGAGGACAACTTTAAATGGTCTTGCATTGtctgaaaaaaacataaaaaataaattagcaaaaaataaaaaaaaaattttttttgttaaacaaatGATTTGCATTGCTAACCTTATCATAGACAACgaaccccgaaaaaaaaaatatttttttttaaatttatttttaaaaaacggtGAATGAAcgatataatttattcaaaatattttaaagactcgaaattcttatttaaatgttaTGATTACGCATCTTAACACCtctttataatttattgttatttactGAACTTACACacgtcgtaaaaatttttacagcagGTACGGCCTTacacttgaaatatttaacaataaaattatgacaGTACGTGTTTTATGCATGTCTTTGCGAAATTAGCcatcaacgacaaaaaaaaatgactcattaaaaaaatctttgaaagtaatttttttgtttattaaaatcttgATGTTTTGGGTCCCACGGGATCAAACATCGGCTTTGTCTAATGatgtcaataaattattaaacatttaaattttatgttaatttttgtctttctctTTGAAGTGAGAATTAACTTCAtagagaaatgttttttttttgtttcgataaTGGCGCTTGATTCGTCTTTATCTGTAATTAATGTAAATTCGAACAAGTTCTTCATCGCAGAGATCATCGAcacttattatatttttagagttTCGATCAGAAATAGTATTTTTCGGAGGTCAAATACCTTTGTTTCTatgtgaaaaatgttgaataaacaaaaaatttaaaaatccctTAAGATCAAGGGCCTTGCCtttatttgaaagaaatattttggcaAGCACGCAATACTTTTTTACGcgttttttgttaagaaacaaacaaacatcatCGACGATGTCGCGGACATTGacatcaaacttttttttattattatttgtatttctTCTTACTACCACCTTCTATAACTAGAATTGATGACTGACTGAATCTGTTTATTATTCCATGCCACAACTTGTGTATGAATATAAAGTAAATACTTGTGGTTGTTGTTTTGCCGTGTAGATGACTTTACTTCTTACTAATTCAGCAATTTGTCATGATGCGAAGATTTTACGCGATATTtcatttctctctcttttttttctcgtttgttATTACTTCATCGTGCATTCATGTGGTACCTATGTGATAATATATTTTGCAAACAAAATAAGAAGAGctctttttttgcatgtttgttTGTGGttatgatgtaaaaaaaataacaaatttgtatatttaaatatgaaaaaaatacaataaaaatttgtcagagataACTTTTTGACAATATAAACACTTTGACGACAATGTCAAGGACATTTAAGTGTTTTGTTTATCTTGTTATGTATTATATATGataatacaataaatataagtataacataataaaacaaagaaagagagagaaaaatgcctttgaatgtataaattattatacttTATTATAAGCGAGCtaataaaaacatcaattcaaaataattacctGTCAATGATATGACTTAACTGAAATATTTTAGTGTCTGAGTGACAAACAAAGTAAAGTGCatataaatgcaaaaatgtaTATTATAACGTTTGGTTACCTCGTTAAAGACAacaaaatgaaggaaaaaaataaagttatagTATACAAACATTCCAGTCATACCTTCTATTTTGCGTCAGAAATGTGTATTTTTACCGTAACTAAAGAAAAAGAGccaagttgtttttttctttcttacttttcatataaaaatcgtataaaaatatatatattattataaagttacaatgaataataataaacttatcattataattattatttattttttttattaaaaaattgcgacgatcataaaagttattttttaataaaaaaaaaatattattattattattatttataattagtaCCTAGTTTggtgtttttataaaattttttggtattttgtttcaattaaaattcttaaatatttttatttaactttcttcacattcttttaattttttttaattaaaacattaatttttatatataataaatattattttttaatgtttattgttatagttattattattattaataaatattaaagaaacaatataataaataatagatataaaaataaaattttaatcccgaGGCTGCTGACATACTTTTTGTCCATTATGGGGTTTGTATAGTAATTATGACGTCGTTCAGTtagaatttattaatgaaataataaataagttcagcataaagagaaagaaataaaaacaacaagctTGCACAGTAAAGTTCATTTGCCTCTAAATTATTGCTTACGATGACCAAATAATACGACTTGCATTATAATTCAATGCTTattattgcaaaataattaaaataatgacgaTTTACTTCAGTcatcacattattttttttttattcagctcAGGGAATCAAAGTATTGTAATTAGAGTGCCGTAGAtttgattgtttgtttatcatgtaaagtaaataaaataaataattactagGTTAGAAAATGACATTGTACAGTTGCTAtctttcaaattatttgttgtcatcatgatattattttatttagtttttttttttccaacgaaGAAGATTTGCGTAAATCGCTGCAGGGTCCTGCATTGTTCCGGCGCTCCcaataataaaagttactCAATCCGCAAATTACGCCATTGCACGTTGTTGATAAGGAAAatggattattattattattattataaaccaGTAAGTTGcacaaaatagtttttatcttaatttatttaatcaaaccgttagaaaaatacaattttcatatTGTATGCAAAAAACCAGCATgaccaatttatttattaagtacgttattatttttttataaggtaACGCGTGcatgtcatttttattataaatactcataattaaaaaaaaataataaatttataaaaaagtgcaACGCGGTCCATAATTGGCaatatatgcaaatttttctgaTAGTCAATATTctgatttttactttttttttgtctacctACGAATATATGCAAACATAAACACCATTAGTTACGAGGGacagataattaaattttataaattattactttaattGCAGAAAATACGTAGAAAACGTACCCAAAGTGATAAGAATATCGAGAATTTATGAACTGATGAATATATTATGaggtgtttttattattttatttatttacctttgcAGTCATTAGAATGTCGAGTTCCTGCCCGGTCGGTAATAAACTcattaaatgcaaatttaaataaaattaaaagctttgtctcctgttttttttttcgtaacaatAAGCAATTATTGCCAGTCTGGTACGACAGGAGtggttaaaaagataaaaaaaataatttcacgtgggttttttaaaaataatttttagagagGAAAATATTAGAAACTTCCGTACAAATGATTTTTAGCTCAAGGCAATGTCATGTCAGTCAGCCACTTACTGcaatttatgcatttttccccctctctctttctttctaacaataaatgttaaaaaatacgaTCATCTtccttgtttattattattatatttgcaCAATGCAGAGATTTATTACTACTGgctattaatatatattttttatttttttttttagtgaaaattgaaTCAAGCAAAGGTCTCAAGGTCTGtctgaaataattcaaatcaCGATTCCCTcgggatttttttctaatctgAAATTTATTCGTGATGCGTGACTTGGCGCCTCGTCGATAAgacatccaaaaattttacacttgATGATTCcgtacgagcaaaaaaaaaatattttttattattcaagcaTGAAGACACACATTTTTccgcaaaatacaaaaaaaaactaataattattatttccaaTAAATGTTGCATGCATGCAGGTTTTCTTAAGAATCTTTTGTGTGTAACGttcgtattattattaaataatttcgcaTTGAAATCAAATCAGGAACGGAATACAATAACAATGTCATGCATTCACTTGTGACATTCTTTGCGGCTTTCAAGTCGTCGTGAATAGGGAATTTCTCGACTTTTTAACGAGAAGCAGCAAGGAGGAGGCATCGTTcttcattgttgttgttgttgttgtaataatgtataaaataatgGCAAGAAGCTGTCGAAGACAAAAGAACATAAAACTATGTATGGATGTAACTGTACATAATATTGAATAGTCGTCCAGACATTAAGTAGCATAAATAAAGAAGAATTACCTAGTTTTTCAATCAAGATTGcagaaaaataatacaaaaaatgcataTCCCGTATAAATACTTGTCGATGCCAAACACAAGAAGACGACGAGAAAAAAGCCAATTGTTTGCTTTCTAAGCTGTTGTTGTTTCGTTGCTCATTTTCTATTTATAGTGGAAGAAGCAAGAACCTGCTTTGCGGAATTTTTTCCTGGGATTGCAAATAACGCAACATTGTAAACAATT
The sequence above is drawn from the Culicoides brevitarsis isolate CSIRO-B50_1 chromosome 1, AGI_CSIRO_Cbre_v1, whole genome shotgun sequence genome and encodes:
- the LOC134838371 gene encoding cyclic AMP response element-binding protein A, which gives rise to MDYYDISADLWDSDLDPTMQDHLKLSSDPDMPDWFSDRDSKIPQVILNDKLMTDAIIGPLPIKTEHSYSLNSDGDSMPDSPNSLHNKMDDMDECYPAIPMQSAHKNSIHHSNQHVNHANANNNNCSSNNNNNNYINLIQSLQNNPSLNNNNNNLSNNNLLNANGLSSLHSYNKYSHSKKGSDASSTTSGSDFEMDSDEATIKEEPLSPGSSCPPSPTQCGAGYTVSSVNLANIAAYNNTDLVYDHKNGTVQMSNGSQSLLKNSNVMLGNGSHRMVIPKVKMESNGAGFGLPPTPPSSVPSDESEGNQSPEHAPLSPQAPATSSRRTSVNNSSSRGYTNGSSSRQPIHTPLISTQPKGSTGTLMLTEEEKRTLLAEGYPIPTRLPLTKAEEKSLKKIRRKIKNKISAQESRRKKKEYMDQLERKVELLEHANSDYKKRCDELEGSNNSLMMQLKRLQKLVEQQNRK